One Methylophilus sp. TWE2 DNA segment encodes these proteins:
- a CDS encoding OsmC domain/YcaO domain-containing protein has translation MEVKVNFLDKLRLEAKFDDFTVIADQPIRYKGDGSAPGPFDYFLASSALCAAYFVKLYCSTRNIPTENIRLSHNNIVNPENRYKQIFKIQIELPSDISEKDRIGILRSIDRCTVKKVVQEGPDFVIEEVANLDADAQALLTVDTSADSQTYITGKDLPLEQTIANMTRVLAELGIKIEIASWRNIVPNVWSLHIRDAHSPMCFTNGKGSTKESALASALGEYIERLSNNHFYAGSYWGEEIANAEFVHYPNERWFKPGRKDALPKEILDEYTLAIYNPDGELRGSHLIDTNSGNVQRGICSLPFVRQSDGETVYFPTNLVENLFVSNGMSAGNTLVEAQVQCLSEIFERAVKREIIEGEIALPDVPQAVLAKYPGVVAGIKGLEEQGFPVLVKDASLGGQFPVMCVTLMNPRTGGVFASFGAHPTMEVALERSLTELLQGRSFEGLNDLPQPTFASEAVTEPNNFVEHFIDSSGIVSWRFFSAKSDYEFVEWDFSGEGEHANAEEAATMFGMLAEMGKEAYVAVYDQLGAVACRILVPGYSEVYPVEDLVWDNTNKALLFREDILNLHTLDDDRLEALLERLENNELDDYGDIATLIGIEFDENTDWGQLTVMELKLLIHLALQQFEEAHDLVGAFLQYNDNTLERGLFYQALNVVLEVTLDDELEMADYETNFRKMFGDARMDAALGAVDGSVRFYGLTPTSMKLEGLDRHHRLIDSYRKLHTARAKWAAI, from the coding sequence ATGGAAGTCAAAGTCAATTTTCTCGATAAGCTGCGCCTTGAAGCCAAGTTTGATGACTTTACGGTGATTGCTGACCAGCCTATTCGCTATAAGGGCGATGGCTCTGCACCGGGGCCGTTTGATTATTTTCTGGCTTCATCGGCTTTGTGCGCGGCGTATTTTGTGAAGCTCTATTGCAGCACGCGCAATATCCCGACCGAGAATATCCGCCTGTCGCACAACAATATTGTCAACCCGGAAAACCGTTACAAGCAGATTTTCAAGATACAGATCGAGTTGCCAAGCGATATTTCTGAGAAAGACCGCATTGGCATTTTGCGTTCGATTGACCGCTGTACCGTGAAAAAAGTGGTGCAAGAAGGACCGGACTTTGTCATTGAAGAAGTGGCTAACCTGGATGCCGATGCGCAAGCCTTGTTGACTGTAGATACTTCGGCTGACTCACAAACGTATATCACCGGTAAAGACTTACCTTTAGAACAAACCATCGCCAATATGACCCGCGTATTGGCTGAGCTTGGCATCAAGATCGAGATCGCTTCGTGGCGCAATATCGTGCCTAACGTGTGGTCGCTGCATATCCGCGATGCGCATTCGCCAATGTGCTTCACCAACGGCAAAGGATCAACCAAGGAAAGCGCGCTGGCGTCAGCCTTGGGCGAGTATATCGAGCGGCTGAGTAACAACCATTTTTATGCCGGATCATACTGGGGCGAAGAGATTGCCAATGCCGAATTTGTGCATTACCCGAACGAGCGCTGGTTCAAGCCTGGCCGCAAGGATGCGTTGCCGAAAGAAATACTCGATGAATACACGCTGGCGATTTATAACCCCGATGGCGAGCTGCGTGGTTCACACCTGATAGACACTAACTCGGGCAATGTTCAACGCGGGATCTGTTCGCTGCCGTTTGTGCGTCAGAGTGATGGTGAAACTGTTTACTTCCCGACCAACCTGGTGGAAAACCTGTTTGTGAGCAATGGTATGAGCGCTGGCAATACGCTGGTGGAAGCACAGGTGCAGTGCTTGTCAGAAATCTTTGAACGTGCAGTGAAGCGCGAAATCATTGAAGGCGAAATCGCCTTGCCTGATGTGCCACAGGCAGTGCTGGCGAAATACCCTGGCGTGGTGGCCGGAATTAAGGGCCTGGAAGAGCAGGGTTTCCCGGTATTAGTCAAGGATGCTTCACTGGGCGGGCAATTCCCGGTCATGTGTGTGACCCTGATGAACCCGCGCACCGGCGGTGTATTCGCTTCGTTTGGCGCGCACCCGACCATGGAAGTCGCGCTGGAACGCAGCCTGACCGAATTGCTGCAAGGCCGCAGCTTTGAAGGCTTGAATGATTTGCCGCAACCAACTTTTGCCAGCGAAGCGGTGACCGAGCCGAATAACTTTGTTGAGCATTTTATTGATTCCAGCGGCATTGTGTCGTGGCGTTTTTTCAGCGCCAAATCCGATTACGAGTTTGTGGAATGGGATTTTTCGGGTGAGGGCGAGCATGCAAATGCTGAAGAAGCCGCGACCATGTTTGGCATGCTGGCTGAGATGGGCAAGGAAGCTTATGTCGCCGTCTATGATCAGCTAGGCGCAGTGGCCTGCCGCATTCTGGTGCCGGGGTATTCGGAAGTGTATCCGGTCGAAGACCTGGTGTGGGATAACACCAATAAAGCGCTCTTGTTCCGCGAGGATATTTTAAACCTGCATACGCTGGACGATGATCGACTGGAAGCCTTGCTGGAGCGGTTGGAGAATAACGAGCTCGATGATTACGGTGATATTGCCACCCTGATTGGCATTGAGTTTGACGAAAACACCGATTGGGGTCAGCTCACGGTGATGGAATTAAAACTACTGATTCATCTCGCCTTGCAGCAGTTTGAAGAAGCGCATGACCTGGTGGGCGCCTTTTTGCAATACAACGACAACACGCTGGAACGCGGTTTGTTTTACCAAGCGTTGAATGTGGTGCTCGAAGTCACGCTGGATGATGAACTGGAAATGGCGGATTACGAAACCAACTTTCGTAAAATGTTTGGCGATGCGCGCATGGACGCTGCGTTAGGCGCAGTGGACGGCAGTGTACGCTTCTATGGTTTGACGCCCACCAGCATGAAGCTGGAAGGGCTGGACAGGCATCACCGCCTGATAGACAGCTACAGGAAGCTGCATACGGCCAGGGCTAAATGGGCTGCAATATAG